GGTGAAGCAAGGGTCTCCGCGCCGTGGGCGGGGTGGGGGTCTTCACGTCGTGGGTGGGGCGGAGATCTTTGCGCCGTGGGTGAAGCGTGGTCGGCCGGCCGCGCGGCCGGTGCGACGATCGGCCGGTGGCGCGCTTCGTGACGGACGTCGAGGTCGTGCGCGGTGACATCACCGCGTCGCGGATGGACGCGGTGGTGACCGCCGCCAACGAGTCGCTGCTGGGCGGTGGCGGGGTGGACGGGGCGATCCACCGCGCGGCCGGGCCCCGGCCGGCGGAGGCCGGTGCGGCGATCGCGCCGTGCCTGCCCGGGGACGCCAAGGCGACGCCCGCGTTCGACCTGGCCCCGGTCCGGCACGTGATCCACGCGGTCGGCCCGGTCCGGGAGGGCGGCGGGTACGGCGAGGCCGAGGTCCTGGCCTCCTGCTACCGCCGGTGCCTGGAGGTGGCGGACGAGGTGGGTGCGCGCAGCGTCGCCTTCCCCGCGATCGCCACGGGCGTCTACGGCTTCCCGGCGGACCGGGCTGCTCGGATCGCGGTGGCGACGCTGCGGTCCACGCCGACGTCGGTGGAGCGGGTGGAGCTGGTGGCCTTCGACGAGGAGACCGCCACGCTGCTCGACCGCGCGCTGGCCGACCACGCGGCGAGTTGAGGCGGCTGGCCCGCGACCGCCGGCGGACTGGGCGGCTGGCGCGACCACTGCGGATCGGACGGTTGGCCCGCGACCACCGCGGACTGGGCGGCTGGCCGCGCGCACGGTTGGGCCCACGTGCCGGCGCTGTGGGCCGACGAGGGGGCCACCGGGCGTTCCTGCGCGACCGGCACAACGCGGTGGCGACGTCCGGCGCCGGCCGTGGGCGCCCGCGATGGCCGCATCAGGCACGTCAGGCGTGTTGGCCGCGTCAGGCGTGTTGGGTGTGGCTTCACGCGCCTGGCCGGCGCCGAAGCCGGCTTCACCGGCCTGACCGGGCACGTCCTGCCGCCGGAGCCCTCGCGGTGGGTGGCCGGAATCGGCTGATGTGGCACCCACCACTCCCGGCCCTGGGCGACAATGGAGGGCGATGTCCACCGCCCTGCACGCCACCAAGCCCCTGAAGATCGGCCGCCACCTGGTCGACCCCGCCGTCGTGCTCGCGCCGATGGCGGGCATCACCAACGTCGCGTTCCGGCAGCTGTGCCGGGAGTTCGGCAGCCCCACCTCGCTCTACGTGTGCGAGATGATCACCGCGCGGGCCGTTGTCGAGCGCGACTCCAAGACCATGCAGATGATCACCTTCGGCGAGCACGAGCGGCCGCGGTCGATGCAGCTCTACGGGGTCGACCCGACGTCGATGACCGAGGCCGTCAAGATCATCGTCGGTGAGGACCGCGCGGACCACGTCGACATGAACTTCGGCTGCCCGGTGCCGAAGGTCACGCGCAAGGGCGGTGGGGCGGCCCTGCCGTACAAGCGGCAGCTGTTCCGGCGGATCGTGCGCGCCGCGGTGCGGGCCGCCGAGCCCGCGGGGGTGCCGGTGACGGTCAAGTTCCGCATCGGCATCGACACCGACCACCTGACCTACCTGGACGCCGGCCGCATCGCCGAGGACGAGGGCGCGCGCGCCGTCGCCCTGCACGCGCGCACCGCGGCCCAGCGCTACTCCGGCCAGGCCGACTGGTCGGCCATCGCGCGGCTCAAGGAGGCCGTCACCAGCATCCCGGTGCTCGGCAACGGTGACATCTTCAGCGCGCGGGACGCCCTGCGCATGGTCGCCGAGACCGGCTGCGACGGCGTGGTCGTCGGGCGCGGCTGCCTGGGGCGGCCCTGGCTGTTCGGGGAGCTGCAGGCGGCGTTCCGGGGCGAGCCGCTGCCGCCGGGGCCGCGGCTGGGCGAGGTCGGCGCGGTGCTGCGCAGGCACGGCCGCCTGCTGGCGGACTTCCTCGGCGAGGACAAGGGCGTGCGCGACCTGCGCAAGCACGTGGCCTGGTACCTGAAGGGCTTCCCGGTGGGCGCGGAGCTGCGGCGGTCGCTCGCCATGGTGTCCACCCTCGCCGAGCTGGACGACCTGGTCGGCAGGCTCGACCCCGACCTGGAGTTCCCCGACAGCGCCGACGAGCCGCGCGGCCGCCAGGGCTCGCCCGCGAAGGTCGTGCTGCCCGAGGGCTGGCTCGACGACCCGGAGGACGCCACTGTGCCCGCCGGCGCGGACGAACTGCACTCGGGTGGCTGACGTGGTCGCGCGCGGCGCGGCGCTCGCGGCGTGCCTGCTCGCGCTGACCGGGTGCGGGTCGCGGGTCGCGGGCACGCCGCGACCCCTCCAGGTCACCGAGCTGGAGCGCGAGCTGGTCGCGGGCTACTTCACCGACCTCAACGACGCGGGCGCGCAGGGCGACGCCGAGCAGCGCGACCTGCTGCGCGACACCCAGCACCCGGACTTCGTCGACGAGGGGTGCGAGCTGCCGTCGGGCACCATCCGGGTGCAGCCGACGATGTCCACGCTGCGCCTGGACCCGACGTGGACGCCGCCCGGCGAGGACGAGCACCCGCGCGGCGTCGTGCTGGTGGTGGCGGTGACGCTGACCGTGCTCCAGGACGGGGCCGAGGTGGGCAGCCAGATCGGCTCGCAGCACGTCGTGCTGCTCAACGGCAAGGCATACGGCTTCGCGCCCTGCGTTAACTGAACCGGGCCCGCACAGGCCGGTGAACACGCTGAGCGAGCGATTCGCCGGTCAAATCACGCAATGTCACCGCTTCGGAGCAGTGCACGGTCAACCAGTAGAGGGAAATCCTTCTGTGACGCGTCCCGCCGGCTCAAGCGCCGCGTCGTATCAGACGACACCTTGGCAAGTAGGGAGGTGAGCACGATGACCGCACTGCGACCCGAAGTCGCCGAATTCGACCGCGACGGTCGCCCCGCGCCGGAAGCCGTCGCGACCGACGGCGAGGGGCCCGGCCTGGTGCAGCTGCACGAGTCCATCGCCACGCTGCTCGCCTCCCGCGGCCAGTGGCGGCAGGCGTACCAGCACCTGCGCTCCGCGTTCGACCTGGTCTACGCCGACCAGGACGACCAGCCCCAGGTCCCCGAGCAGCTGCGCCGGGAGGTCGACCGGCTGCGCCGGGAGCACGCCGAGGCGCGCGAGCAGAGCCTGCGCGACAGCCTCACCGACAGCTACAACCGCCGCTACCTCGACGAGCGCCTAGTGGACATCGTCGCCGAGCGCGGTTCCATGGCGGCCGGGCTCGCCATCGCGCTGATCGACCTCGACTGGTTCAAGCAGGTCAACGACAACTTCGGGCACCTGCTGGGCGACCGGGTCCTGCAACGCGTGGTCGAGCTGCTGCAGGAGGACCTGCCCGAGGGCGGCTTCTGCGCCCGCTACGGCGGCGAGGAGTTCGTCCTCGTGCTGCCGGACGTCACGGCCGCCGCGGCGGTGGAGGTCACCGAAGCCGCGCGCCTGCGTGTCGAGCGTCACGCCTGGGCTTCGCTGGCGCCGGGATTGCGCGTGACCGTCAGCATCGGGTTGGCTTACGAGCCGCCCGCCGGGGACTCGTCGACGCGTCCCCCGGTCGCCCCCGAGCAGCAGCTGCTGCGCGCGGACAGCCTGCTCTACACGGCCAAGCAGTCCGGACGCAACGCGGTCGCCTACCGGGAGAACGGCCGGGTCCGGCTGGCGGGAGCCGCTTCCGGGCGACGCGGGATAGCCGAACCACGGGTCGCCGGTTACTGACACCGAACGGTTACTCACCCTTTCGGGCGTAGTCTGCTGCGCGTAACCGAGTAGGTCCGACCCCTGTATCACGGGCAGTGGTCGTCAGGACTGGCGGTCATCCGTAGTATCGCCAAGGCAAGTGACACGCCGTTGGTGCAACCACTGTGTCCTTGCTGTCGTCAACTCGTGATGACGACCCGCTAATGACCGACGCTGAAGGGAGACCGGGTGCCCGACGAGCCCCGCCGCGGTGGCACCGGACCCGGAGGTGACCAGGCCCCCCAGGACGACCAGCCGACCGGCCGCCGACGCAGGTCGCTGGACGGTGGTGGGCTGAGCGTGTCCGACCTGCTGGAGCAGCACAGCCGCACGGACATCCCGCGGCCTGTGCCCCCGGCCGGCGGTCGCCGCGCCGCGACCGAGCCGGAATCGGAACCGGAGCAGCCGCGCGGACCGCTGGGCGCCCGGTCCGCGGAGCGCACCGGGCGGCGGGCCGCGCCGGAACCCCCGGGCAGGCCGGACTTCTTCGCCCCCGAGGACACCGGAACCCGACCCCCGCCGGCCAACGGCGCGCCACCCGCCGAGCGCAGGCGTGGTGCGACGCCCCCCACGAACGAGTACTTCGCCCCCGCCGAGGGCACCGGCACCCGCACGCCGCGACCGCACCCGGAGGAGACCGGGCGCCGCCGCCGTGCCGAGGACCGCGACTTCACCGAGGCCCCGCGACCGGCGAACGGGTACCCGGGCGGGCCCGAGCACCGGCACGACGCCGGTGCGGCGCGGCCGGGCGAGGTGGACGGCGAGCCGAGCAGGCGGTTCCCGGTGGCCGGGCGGAGCGCGGAGGGCACCGGTCGACGGGCCCGGCCCGAGGTGCCCGGTGGTCTGCCGGTGCGCGGGCCGGAGGGGATTGCCGACCCGGGCAGGCGGTTCGTCGAGGAACCGGGTGCCGGCAGGCGCGCGGCCGATGAAGTCGGCGGTGGTAGGCGCGCGGCCGAGGAGCCGGGTATTGGTAGGCGCGCGGTCGATGAACCCGGCACCGGCCGGCGTGCGATCGACGAACCCGGCACCGGCCGGCGCGCGGCCGAGGAGCCCGGGTCTGGCAGACGGGCGGCCGACCCGCCGATCCCCGGTCGTCCCGGCAGGCGAGCCGCCGACCAGCCCGCACCGGGCAACCGCTTTCCCGATGGTCCCCCACCGGCCCCCCAAGGCACGCGCTTCCCCGACGAGCCCGCGCTTCCCGGCCGCCGCCCGGCGGACGCCGTACCCGGCGGGCGCCCCGTGGACGAGCGCCCGGCCGCGGACCAGGGCAGGCGGTCGGCGGAGCCCCCGCGCCGCCCGGCCGACGGTCCGCCGCTGCCGATCGACCCGCGCGTCGCCAACCCCGGCGGTGTGCCGGGCCACCCCGCCGAGGCGACCGGTCGACGTCACGTGGACGCGCCGCGCCCCACCGAACAGCACACCGGGCAGCGCCCGCGCCCGAACGTGCCCGTCGACGGCCCGGCGGCCGAGGGGACGGGTCGACGGCCCTACCCCGCCGGCCCGGGTCCGCGCCCCGAGCACGTCGACGGCCCGCGCCACCCCGGTGAGGAAGCACCCCCCGGCGCCATCGGACGCAGGCTGGCCGACGGCAGCGGCCCGCGCCGCCTCGCGGACGGGTCCACGCCGGACGCGCCCGGTCGACGCCTCCCGGACGGCAGCGGCCCGCGCCGCTTCTCCGACGGCCCGGCCCCCGACGGCACCGGCCGACGCCCGCGCCCCGAACTCCCCGCCGACGGCCCGCGCCGCCTGGCGGACGGCCCGGCACCCGACGCACCACGTCGCCTGGCCGACGCGCCCGAGGGCACCGGCCGACGCCCGCGCCCCGAGATCCCCGCCGACGGCCCGCACCGCCCCGGACCTGACGCCACCGGTCGGCGCCCCGTCGACGGTCCGCGCCCCGAAGCGCCCGGCCTGCCCGGCGAGGACGGCCCCAACGGCCGCCGTCTGCCCGACGGCAGCGGCCCGCGACCGCGGCCCGAGGACCTCAACGGTCCCCGCCGCCTCGCCGACGGCCCCGCCCCCGACGGCAGTGGCCCTCGCCGTCCGGTCGACGGCCCCGCACCTGACGGCCCCCGCCGCCTGGCCGAAGGCCCGGCTCCCGACGGCACCGGCCGACGTCCGCGTCCCGAGGTCCCCGCCACCCCCAACGCCCCCCGCCGCCTGGCCGACGGCCCGGCACCCGACGGCCCCCCGCGCCCCCCGGGCGACGCACCCGGCCGCCGCTTCGCCGAGGACCCCGCGGAACCGCAGCCCCCGGCGGCCCCCATCGCCGACCGCCTCGGCACCGGCAACACCAGCACCGGCAACACCAGCACCGGCGGCCCGGAACCGCGGGACCAGATCGACCCGATGAGCCTCACCACGGAGATGGAGGCCATCAGCGACGACGTCAAGAAACGCCGCGAGGTCGACCACACCCTGGCCCGCTTCTCCGCCGTCCACGACGAGCTCGCCGAGCAGGAGCGGCTGCGCAAGGAGCGCCTGCAGAAGCTCCTGCCGTGGAAGTCCGACCAGGACGAGGACGCCACCGAGTACGCCTCCCCGGTGGACGACCCGGACGACGGCCGCCCGCGCCGCCGCGTCCGGTCGGCCAAGCACAGCCGAATCGTCAAGGCGGTCAAGGCCGTCGCGCTGACCGCGGCCTCGCTGGTGTTCGTGTCCACCGGCGTCGGGTGGGGCGCGATGCTCTACATCGACAGCAAGATCGTCGAGATCGAGGCGATCGGCTCCAACTCGGCCGCCGTGCACGAGGCGGAGAAGCAACTGGGCGACGAGAACTTCCTCATCGTCGGCTCGGACACCCGCGCGGGCGCCCGGCCGGAGGACGGCGTCGGCGACGCGGCCACGGAGAAGGGCGCGCGGTCGGACGTGCTGATGCTCGCCCACATCCCGGCCGACCGGAAGCGCATGGTCATCGTCTCCGTGCCGCGCGACGTCCAGGTCGAGCGGCCCGAGTGCGAGCAGTGGGACCCCTCCACCGGCCAGTACACCGGCGTCAAGCTGGACCGCGAGAGCGACGTGAAGGCCAACGAGCCGTACGCGGTGGGCGGGCCGCAGTGCGTGGTCAAGTTCATGACCGAACTGACCGGCCTGGAGATCAACCACTTCATCAGCGTCGACTTCAACGGGTTCAAGGGCATGGTCGACGCGGTCGGCGCGGTGACCGTGTGCTCGCGCAAGCCGATGATCGACGAAGAGCTGGGCGTCATCTTCGACAAGGCAGGCAAGTACGACATCAACGGCGACAAGGCGCTGGACTACGTGCGCGCCCGCAAGGTCGGCGGCGAGCTGTTCGGCGACTTCGACCGCATCGCGCGGCAGCAGCAGTTCCTGTCCGCCCTGCTGCGCAAGGCGCTGTCGTCGGAGATCCTGCTGAACCCGGGCAAGCTCAACGCCTTCCTCAACGCGTTCGCCGCGGCCACCGTGGGCGACAACATCGGCGTCAACGACATGCTCACGCTGGCGCAGTCGCTGCGCACCCTGGAGGCGGGCCGGGTCAGCTTCGTCACCGTCCCGCACACCACCCAGGAAGGCCCGACGCTGGACACCGGGGACAACATCGAGGTGCTGGACCTGCCGGGCACCAAGAGGCTGTTCCAGACCATCATCGACGGCACGCCGCTGCCCAACGAGGCGCCCGCGCCCGAGGACCCGGCCAAGACCTCGACCGCACCGGCCCCGAAGCAGGGCGCGGTGATCGACCCCAAGGGCCTGAAGATCCAGGTGCGCAACGGCGACCCGGACGCGGACGGCGCGGCGGGCACCGCGAGCGACGAGCTGACCGCGCTGGGCTTCGAGGTGGTGATCAGCGGCAACGGCACGCCCTCCGACAAGACGATCATCAAGTACCACGTGGGCGGCGAGGACATCGCGACGACGCTGCAGGCCGCGGTGCCCGGCGCGACGCTGGTGCCCACCCCGTCGATGGGCGGCGCGGTGGAGCTGCTGATCGGTTCGGACTGGGACGGCGTCATCCGCGCGCCCCAGGCGGGCGGCCAGCAGGCCCAGCCCGGTCAGGCCACCCCGCCGCCGGCGGACGTGGAGGTCGTCAACGCGGCGCAGGACCCCTGCGCGGGGTAGGGCGGACTGGACGTTTCGGGTTCACCGTCGGTTCACCCGGGTGGGTCGCTAGCGCGATGACCTGGCCGTAGGCTGTCGGCCATGCGCGAGGCTTACCACGACCAGCTCGGACAACTCGCCGCCGAACTCGCGGACATGTGCGCGATGGCGGGCGACGCCATGGAGCGCGCGACGAACGCGCTGCTGGGGGCGGACCTCGCCCTCGCCGAGCAGGTGATCGGCGACGACGCCAAGATCGACGACATGCGCGCCAACATCGAGGAGCAGGCGTACGCGCTCCTGGCGCTGCAGGCGCCGGTCGCGACCGACCTGCGCATCGTGCTGGCGGTGATCCACGCCTCGGAGAGCGTCGAGCGCATGGGCGACCTGGCGCTGCACGTGGCCAAGGCCGCGCGCCGCCGCCACCCCAACCACGTGCTCTCCGACACCGTCGAGCCGTACTTCGCCGAGATGGGCCGCATCGCGGTGCACCTGGCGCGGGAGGCGACCGGGATCATCCGCACCCAGGACGTGGCGCGGGCGCGGTCGCTGGAGGACGACGACGACGCCATGGACGACCTGCACCGCCACCTGTTCACGGTGATCATGGACAAGGAGTGGGCGCACGGCGTGCCGTCGGCGGTGGACACCACGCTGCTGGGCCGGTTCTACGAGCGGTTCGCCGACCACGCGGTGTCGGTGGCCAAGCGGACGGTGTTCGTGGTCACCGGCCGGATGCCCGGCTACGGCGGCAGCTCCGACGAGGTCTAGTTGAGCAGGCCGTTCAGCTCCTGGGCGAGCTGGGCGGCGATGCGCGCGTTGTCGGCGGGGGCGTGGGTGAGCCACTTCCGGCCGTCCTGCCCCTGCCGCGTCTGCGACATGTAGCGGCCCTGGTCGTTGTCGAACCACGCGACCTGGGGGGCGCGCTGCTCCCGGCCGTGCCGGCCGCGCACCGTGACGCCGAACTGGCCGGCGCGCAGCCGGGGGCGCTCGAACACCGCCTCCAGCGCGCGGACCTGCGTGCTCGCGGTGGAGCGCGGCGCCATGGCGCGGGTGAACGTGGCGTTGCCGAAGTCCTCGTCGCGGGGCCGCGGCGGTGGCGGCGCGGACGACGGCATCGGCACGGTGACCGACTGGCCCGGGCCCGGTCGGGTGTTCGGGACGAGGTCGACGAGCCCGCGCACCAGCCCGGCGGAGCGCAGCAGGTCGACCTTGATCTGCCGGTCGTCCATCACGGCGAGCGCGGCCCGCTCACCGGCCGCGCCGCCGCGGGCCAGCAGCTGGCGCTCGACGTTGCGGGGGTCCAGCGAGGCGACGGCGTTGACGCAGAAGTCGAAGCGCACCAGCAGGTTCAGGGCCTCCTCGACCTCGGGCGCGACCCGGCCGCGCCGGGCCAGGCCGCGCGACTCCAGGTCGCGGTAGACGGCGTCGCGGATGCCGCGCCGCTCGTCCAGGGTCTGCCCGAGGTAGGGGAAGTCGAACGGGTACGGGCGGCTGCCCAGCTTCAGGTCCTCCCACAGCATGTCGGCCGCCGCGTGGGACAGGGCGAACGAGAACACGGTCACCCGCCGATGACCGGCGGTGCGACCATGGTGCCGTCACCGAAGACGTCCTCGGTCTCGACCAGGTACGAGGCGGACTTGTGCTCCTTGTCCTCCTCGCCGCGACCGCCGCCACCGGCACCCGCGCCCATGCCGCCCATGCCCGCGCCGGCGCCGCCGCGACCACCGGCCGCGCCGGGACCGCCGAGCCCGCCGCTGCCGCCCGGCCCGAAGCCGGCGGCACCCGACCGGCCCGACTCGCCGAGCGCGCCGGAGCTGCCACCGGGCCCGAAACCGCCCAGCCCACCGGCACCGAGCCCACCACGACCACCGGCGGCCGCCAGGCCACCGGGACCGCCGAGGCCACCGCCACCGCGACCACCGCCCATGCCTGGGCCGCCACCGGGTCGGCCGCCGGGGCCGCCGGGACCGGTCGGGAGACCGGGGCGCGTGCCGCCGGGCCGGGTGCCGCCGGGCACGCCGGGGCGCTGCTGGCCGGGGCCCGTGCCGGGCGGGTAGGTGCCGGGCGGGTAGGTGCCCGGGGGGAGGCCGGGGGTGTTGGGCGGGTTCACGCCGCCACCACCACCGCCACCGCCGCCACCGGGGAGGGTGCCGGGACCGGTCCAGCTCGGGTTGGTGCTGCCGCCGCCGCTGCCGCCACCGCCGCCGGGCAGGTCGCCGAACCCGCTGCCCGACCCGGTGCCGTTGCCGCTCCCGACGCCACTGGGCACGGTGGGGCGACCGCTGATCTCGCCGGTGCCGGTGTTGCTGCTCTCGCCGTTGGCGCCGCCGCCGGACATGGCGGGGGGCGAGGTGAAAGCCGGGGTGTTGGACGCCGACTGCTGGTAGTTCGTCGACAGCTCCGTCATGACCTCGGCGGCTCGCTCGTGGGCCTGCTGCTTCTCCTCGAACTTCTGCTCGATCTTGTCGATCGTCTCCGCCCACTTGAACGGGTTCGGTTCGGAGAAGAACATCCGGTAGGCGTCGGCGGTGCTGAAGTCGACCGGCTCGGGCATCGCGTTCTTGGCCGTCTCGGCCGCGCTGCTCTGCGTGTAGACCCGGTTGCCCATGAGTTGCGCGCCCTGGGCCGTGTTGCCGGACCAGGCGGCGACGTTGGTGAAGTAGGTCTGCGCCGCCTCGGCGGCTTGGCCCCGCCACGCGCCCTTGCTGGCCTCGGTCGCCTTGGTGAGGTTGTCCTGCAGGCCGACGAGGGTGTTGCCGACCTTGTTCCACACCTCGCCCTGCTGGTTCACCATGACCGGGTCCATGTCCTCGCTGACCATGGACTTGAGGGCCTTGTGGTCGTACCCCATGTAGTACGGGCACGCCGAGGGCATCGGCGGCCGGTACTGCTCGACGTCCTGCTCCAGCTCCTGCTGCTGCCGGGCCTGGTACTGAGCGGTCTGCTGCCGGTACCGGAGGTAGTCGTCGAAACTCGTGATGAAACCGAAGACGCCGGGGTTCTCGTCACGCGCCCGTTCGTACTCGGCACGCAGCTCGGCCTCGGTCTGCCCGGCGTAGGTGGTCGTGGTCGCCTGGTTGTCCTGCGGCGAGTTCGGCGGTGTCACGGACCTGTCCCCCTTCGGCTACTTGGGCAAAGTCGGTTCGACGGCGTTGGCGAGTTCGGTCGCCGCGTCGCACGCCGCGTCGAGCGACGCGGGCGCCGAGGCGACGAAGTCGACCCGCGAGTCGCCGGTGACCTCGACGGACACCATGCAGGCGGTGCTGGAGGACGCCTTGCGCACCAGCTTCGCCTTGCGCGAGGCCACGGTGGTGTCCGTGATCTCCTCCTGGCCCGCACCCCTCGCCTCCGCGATGCCCTGCGTCGGCCAGGCGGTCACCCCGATGAGGATGCGGTCCGGGTTCTGAGCGGTGCACCGCTGCTCGCCCTTGTCCTCGATCTTCGTGAGGTTCAGCCGCGCGGCCACGCCTTCGAGTGCCCCGCAGGAGTCGAAAGCGGCCAGCGAGCCGCCCCCGGAACCGGGAGTCGTGGTGGGCGCCACCCGCGAAGTGCTCGACGTGGTCGCGCCCGTCTCCGGCGACGGCGTGCCATCCCGGGGCTCGTCGGTGCAGCCCGCCAGGACGAGTCCCAGCACGGCGAGCGGCAACACGACCCGAGTCGCCGAAATCCTCATCAACCGACCCTTCACGTCAGTAGCGCTGGTACGTGCCCGCGGCGGAGCCGTCGATCTCACGGTAGTTCTCGACGGCCTTCTGCATGGCGAGCCGGGCTTCTTCGAGCGCCGCCTTGAGGTCGTCGATGGCCTTGATGATCCCGGTGGTGCCGGCACCGCCGTTCACGTTCTCCAGGTTGTACTCGCTCAGGGACTTCCCGTCCGGGCTCGTGCCGAGCTTCGGCTTGTTCACCAGGTCCAGGA
This portion of the Saccharothrix syringae genome encodes:
- the phoU gene encoding phosphate signaling complex protein PhoU; translated protein: MREAYHDQLGQLAAELADMCAMAGDAMERATNALLGADLALAEQVIGDDAKIDDMRANIEEQAYALLALQAPVATDLRIVLAVIHASESVERMGDLALHVAKAARRRHPNHVLSDTVEPYFAEMGRIAVHLAREATGIIRTQDVARARSLEDDDDAMDDLHRHLFTVIMDKEWAHGVPSAVDTTLLGRFYERFADHAVSVAKRTVFVVTGRMPGYGGSSDEV
- a CDS encoding ESX secretion-associated protein EspG; this translates as MTVFSFALSHAAADMLWEDLKLGSRPYPFDFPYLGQTLDERRGIRDAVYRDLESRGLARRGRVAPEVEEALNLLVRFDFCVNAVASLDPRNVERQLLARGGAAGERAALAVMDDRQIKVDLLRSAGLVRGLVDLVPNTRPGPGQSVTVPMPSSAPPPPRPRDEDFGNATFTRAMAPRSTASTQVRALEAVFERPRLRAGQFGVTVRGRHGREQRAPQVAWFDNDQGRYMSQTRQGQDGRKWLTHAPADNARIAAQLAQELNGLLN
- a CDS encoding LCP family protein, with the translated sequence MDERPAADQGRRSAEPPRRPADGPPLPIDPRVANPGGVPGHPAEATGRRHVDAPRPTEQHTGQRPRPNVPVDGPAAEGTGRRPYPAGPGPRPEHVDGPRHPGEEAPPGAIGRRLADGSGPRRLADGSTPDAPGRRLPDGSGPRRFSDGPAPDGTGRRPRPELPADGPRRLADGPAPDAPRRLADAPEGTGRRPRPEIPADGPHRPGPDATGRRPVDGPRPEAPGLPGEDGPNGRRLPDGSGPRPRPEDLNGPRRLADGPAPDGSGPRRPVDGPAPDGPRRLAEGPAPDGTGRRPRPEVPATPNAPRRLADGPAPDGPPRPPGDAPGRRFAEDPAEPQPPAAPIADRLGTGNTSTGNTSTGGPEPRDQIDPMSLTTEMEAISDDVKKRREVDHTLARFSAVHDELAEQERLRKERLQKLLPWKSDQDEDATEYASPVDDPDDGRPRRRVRSAKHSRIVKAVKAVALTAASLVFVSTGVGWGAMLYIDSKIVEIEAIGSNSAAVHEAEKQLGDENFLIVGSDTRAGARPEDGVGDAATEKGARSDVLMLAHIPADRKRMVIVSVPRDVQVERPECEQWDPSTGQYTGVKLDRESDVKANEPYAVGGPQCVVKFMTELTGLEINHFISVDFNGFKGMVDAVGAVTVCSRKPMIDEELGVIFDKAGKYDINGDKALDYVRARKVGGELFGDFDRIARQQQFLSALLRKALSSEILLNPGKLNAFLNAFAAATVGDNIGVNDMLTLAQSLRTLEAGRVSFVTVPHTTQEGPTLDTGDNIEVLDLPGTKRLFQTIIDGTPLPNEAPAPEDPAKTSTAPAPKQGAVIDPKGLKIQVRNGDPDADGAAGTASDELTALGFEVVISGNGTPSDKTIIKYHVGGEDIATTLQAAVPGATLVPTPSMGGAVELLIGSDWDGVIRAPQAGGQQAQPGQATPPPADVEVVNAAQDPCAG
- a CDS encoding DUF3558 family protein — its product is MRISATRVVLPLAVLGLVLAGCTDEPRDGTPSPETGATTSSTSRVAPTTTPGSGGGSLAAFDSCGALEGVAARLNLTKIEDKGEQRCTAQNPDRILIGVTAWPTQGIAEARGAGQEEITDTTVASRKAKLVRKASSSTACMVSVEVTGDSRVDFVASAPASLDAACDAATELANAVEPTLPK
- a CDS encoding macro domain-containing protein; the protein is MARFVTDVEVVRGDITASRMDAVVTAANESLLGGGGVDGAIHRAAGPRPAEAGAAIAPCLPGDAKATPAFDLAPVRHVIHAVGPVREGGGYGEAEVLASCYRRCLEVADEVGARSVAFPAIATGVYGFPADRAARIAVATLRSTPTSVERVELVAFDEETATLLDRALADHAAS
- the dusB gene encoding tRNA dihydrouridine synthase DusB, with the translated sequence MSTALHATKPLKIGRHLVDPAVVLAPMAGITNVAFRQLCREFGSPTSLYVCEMITARAVVERDSKTMQMITFGEHERPRSMQLYGVDPTSMTEAVKIIVGEDRADHVDMNFGCPVPKVTRKGGGAALPYKRQLFRRIVRAAVRAAEPAGVPVTVKFRIGIDTDHLTYLDAGRIAEDEGARAVALHARTAAQRYSGQADWSAIARLKEAVTSIPVLGNGDIFSARDALRMVAETGCDGVVVGRGCLGRPWLFGELQAAFRGEPLPPGPRLGEVGAVLRRHGRLLADFLGEDKGVRDLRKHVAWYLKGFPVGAELRRSLAMVSTLAELDDLVGRLDPDLEFPDSADEPRGRQGSPAKVVLPEGWLDDPEDATVPAGADELHSGG
- a CDS encoding GGDEF domain-containing protein; the encoded protein is MTALRPEVAEFDRDGRPAPEAVATDGEGPGLVQLHESIATLLASRGQWRQAYQHLRSAFDLVYADQDDQPQVPEQLRREVDRLRREHAEAREQSLRDSLTDSYNRRYLDERLVDIVAERGSMAAGLAIALIDLDWFKQVNDNFGHLLGDRVLQRVVELLQEDLPEGGFCARYGGEEFVLVLPDVTAAAAVEVTEAARLRVERHAWASLAPGLRVTVSIGLAYEPPAGDSSTRPPVAPEQQLLRADSLLYTAKQSGRNAVAYRENGRVRLAGAASGRRGIAEPRVAGY